Proteins encoded by one window of Pseudomonas sp. LS44:
- a CDS encoding DUF2889 domain-containing protein, translating into MTTHPSRELLHTREIVCRGYLRSDGLFDIEGQLVDSTGAPTDLPFHTVAAGGAIHDMRLVMTLDADMVIQQIAADTATGASPFCGEISSAYASLQGLKIGPGFKQQVKARVGGTQGCTHITELVERMASTAMQTMFSLIRAQASKRRASGEQSVTVRPWVVGTCHAYREDGEAVRLLWPQGLLAQSE; encoded by the coding sequence ATGACAACTCATCCTTCCCGTGAGCTTCTGCATACCCGCGAAATCGTTTGTCGGGGCTATTTGCGCAGCGATGGGCTGTTCGATATCGAGGGGCAGTTGGTGGATTCGACCGGCGCGCCGACCGACCTGCCGTTCCACACCGTTGCAGCGGGGGGCGCCATCCACGACATGCGCCTGGTAATGACCCTCGATGCTGACATGGTGATCCAGCAGATCGCCGCGGACACTGCTACCGGTGCCAGCCCGTTCTGCGGCGAGATCAGTTCTGCCTATGCCAGCCTGCAAGGCTTGAAGATCGGTCCGGGCTTCAAGCAGCAGGTCAAAGCCCGTGTGGGCGGAACGCAAGGCTGCACGCATATCACCGAGTTGGTCGAGCGGATGGCCTCGACGGCCATGCAGACGATGTTTTCCCTCATCCGTGCGCAAGCCAGCAAGCGCCGCGCCTCGGGTGAGCAGAGCGTAACCGTACGGCCTTGGGTGGTAGGTACCTGTCACGCCTATCGCGAAGACGG
- a CDS encoding CaiB/BaiF CoA-transferase family protein, producing the protein MLNGIKIVEICGIGPGPFCAMHLADLGADVIAVERGASTSITGEANASQNPMNRGKRSVVADLKTPEGRETVLKLIEGADALVEGMRPGVMERLGLGPDVLLARNPKLVFGRMTGWGQSGPMANAAGHDNNYASLSGAMYHSGTAGEAPSAPITLLGDIGGGALYLAIGLLAGILNARSTGKGTVVDAAIVDGSAHAMGLMLLMAKKGLLNEQRGRSVHDGSHFYGTYLCADGHYVSLGSMEPQFYALLLQKLGLQDDPRFAKQWDMKRWGEMRAAFVEIFVTRTRAEWCELMEGTDVCFAPVLSPREAAQHPHMVERGVYFERDGMLQASPAPRFDGKRTTPGAIPTRGQDTEQVMAALQAGDLTGVWKG; encoded by the coding sequence ATGCTCAACGGTATTAAGATTGTGGAAATTTGTGGGATCGGCCCTGGTCCGTTCTGCGCCATGCACCTGGCGGATCTGGGCGCGGACGTCATCGCCGTCGAACGTGGTGCCTCCACCTCGATCACCGGTGAGGCGAACGCTTCGCAGAATCCGATGAACCGCGGTAAGCGCTCGGTGGTTGCCGACCTGAAAACCCCTGAAGGCCGCGAGACCGTGCTGAAGCTGATCGAGGGTGCCGATGCGTTAGTCGAAGGCATGCGTCCGGGCGTGATGGAGCGCCTCGGCCTGGGTCCGGATGTGCTGCTGGCGCGCAACCCGAAACTGGTCTTCGGGCGTATGACCGGCTGGGGCCAGAGCGGCCCGATGGCCAATGCCGCCGGTCACGACAACAACTACGCCTCGCTGTCCGGCGCCATGTACCACAGCGGTACGGCCGGCGAAGCACCGTCGGCGCCGATCACCCTGCTCGGTGATATCGGTGGCGGCGCGTTGTACCTGGCAATCGGCCTGCTCGCCGGCATCCTCAATGCGCGCAGCACCGGCAAGGGTACCGTGGTCGATGCGGCCATCGTCGACGGCTCGGCGCACGCGATGGGGCTGATGCTGCTCATGGCCAAGAAGGGCCTGCTCAACGAGCAGCGCGGCAGGAGCGTCCACGACGGCTCGCACTTCTATGGCACCTACTTGTGTGCTGACGGCCATTACGTATCGCTGGGTTCGATGGAGCCGCAGTTCTACGCGCTGCTGCTGCAGAAGCTCGGCCTGCAGGATGATCCGCGCTTCGCCAAGCAGTGGGACATGAAGCGTTGGGGCGAGATGCGCGCGGCCTTCGTCGAGATTTTTGTCACCCGCACCCGTGCCGAATGGTGCGAACTGATGGAAGGCACCGATGTGTGCTTCGCCCCGGTCCTCAGCCCGCGTGAGGCTGCCCAGCATCCGCACATGGTCGAGCGCGGCGTGTACTTCGAGCGTGACGGCATGCTGCAGGCTTCGCCGGCGCCGCGATTTGACGGCAAGCGGACCACCCCGGGCGCCATTCCGACCCGCGGCCAGGACACCGAACAGGTCATGGCGGCGCTGCAAGCCGGCGATCTGACGGGTGTCTGGAAGGGCTGA
- a CDS encoding AraC family transcriptional regulator — MGNSAGVAQSANRVPALALLPALEGLLRRGVGVERIEAAFRCRIGHLYEPTLRLPLLFSRRFWALAVEASGDPDIALELAVEQSNDVIQALGSLLLDAPSLEHGVRRLNTYLPSCFGPFEIEIARTARDVQLRVHDRGVLAAPQAIDYLLASLSDVFQRALIAPGIRGVTLLQATPQRVARYARLGLVVQGQAHVSALHIDPACFVPVAGPGGQLCAAYVEECSPAKPDTLLLLVCDYIAAELAQGPSIEGFCGRYGMLRRTVARQLRAEGWSFRELLEQYRQLSALDLVTGAPLVQARVAELLGYRDLSSFARAFARWYGISPGAFRSGYASLA, encoded by the coding sequence GTGGGTAATTCGGCAGGCGTCGCTCAGAGCGCCAACCGGGTCCCTGCGCTGGCCCTGCTTCCGGCACTCGAAGGCCTGTTGCGACGTGGTGTCGGCGTGGAGCGGATCGAAGCGGCATTCCGCTGCCGCATCGGACATCTTTATGAGCCTACTCTGCGCCTGCCGCTGTTGTTCTCCCGGCGCTTCTGGGCGCTGGCGGTGGAGGCTAGTGGCGACCCCGATATCGCCCTAGAGCTTGCCGTCGAGCAGTCTAACGACGTGATTCAAGCGTTGGGCAGCCTGCTGCTTGATGCACCATCGCTGGAGCACGGTGTTCGCCGGCTAAATACCTATCTGCCTTCCTGCTTTGGGCCCTTCGAGATCGAGATCGCGAGAACCGCTCGGGATGTGCAGCTGCGTGTGCATGACCGTGGCGTGCTGGCGGCGCCCCAGGCCATCGACTACCTGCTGGCCAGCCTGAGTGACGTGTTCCAGCGTGCGCTTATCGCGCCAGGCATACGCGGGGTAACGCTGCTCCAGGCCACGCCGCAGCGAGTGGCGCGTTATGCACGGTTGGGTCTGGTAGTGCAGGGTCAGGCGCATGTTTCTGCGCTACATATCGATCCCGCATGCTTCGTGCCTGTGGCTGGGCCAGGCGGTCAGCTGTGCGCGGCATATGTCGAGGAGTGCTCGCCAGCCAAGCCCGATACGTTGTTGCTGCTGGTCTGCGACTACATCGCGGCCGAGTTGGCCCAAGGCCCCAGCATCGAGGGGTTCTGTGGTCGCTACGGCATGCTGCGGCGCACCGTTGCCCGGCAGCTCAGGGCCGAAGGCTGGAGCTTTCGCGAATTGCTCGAACAATATCGACAGCTGTCCGCGCTCGATCTGGTGACCGGCGCGCCGCTGGTGCAGGCGCGTGTTGCCGAGTTGCTGGGTTACCGCGACCTGTCGAGTTTTGCCCGGGCGTTTGCGCGCTGGTATGGCATCAGCCCCGGCGCATTCCGTAGTGGGTACGCCAGCCTCGCCTGA
- a CDS encoding DUF1302 domain-containing protein, which yields MKRTTMRGIFQPHLLAAAVALGVSAQAQAINFNIGEIEGQFDSSLSVGASWSTRSADPDFVSNFNPVFGNGTVGAAPNGKGKASSRTADDGRANFKKGETFSKIFKGLHDLELKYGDSGVFVRGKYWYDFELKDEHRLFYDIDDSGRDRMAKSSGTQLLDAFVYHNYNIGELPGNVRLGKQVVSWGESTFIQNGINAINPLDVAALRRPGAEVKEGLIPVNMFYMSQNLSENISAEAFYQIEWEKTVTDNCGTFFAGVDPLQNGCNDRLVFAGPDLAPGESTNNVLKALTGADSVYMPRIADKDARDGGQFGVAMRWFVPELNDTEFGAYALNYHSRNPNLSFNQTTTRFASGTAVQTAVNQLTRVTTAQYFWEYPEDVRLYGLSFATNLEGVALGGEMSYRPNMPLQMNTADLNFAAITQPGVVGGRPALIAPAFVAGEATPGPGNYVAGYKRMPVFQTQMSATKFIDQIWGASRLTLVGEVGYSHINGLGDTDGTDVRFGRSPIFGAGQMIDSGPGGSNACVGTNVGRPNASNPQQECNDKGYYTSSSWGYRGRAILNYNNVIAGINLSPSLAWSHDVDGSGPTFEEGSKAVSLGLDAEYANTYTASLSYTDFFGGDFATNTDRDFVALSFGVNF from the coding sequence ATGAAAAGAACAACAATGCGCGGAATCTTTCAGCCGCATTTACTAGCCGCCGCTGTTGCCTTGGGTGTCAGCGCACAGGCTCAGGCTATTAATTTCAATATTGGGGAAATCGAGGGGCAGTTCGACTCATCGCTGTCGGTGGGCGCCAGCTGGTCGACACGCTCAGCGGATCCGGATTTCGTGTCCAACTTTAACCCGGTCTTTGGCAACGGTACGGTCGGTGCTGCACCGAACGGCAAGGGCAAGGCGTCGTCCCGTACCGCCGATGACGGACGGGCCAACTTCAAGAAAGGCGAGACCTTCTCGAAGATCTTCAAGGGCCTACACGATCTGGAGCTGAAGTACGGCGATAGCGGCGTGTTCGTGCGCGGCAAGTACTGGTACGACTTCGAGCTGAAAGACGAGCACCGCCTGTTCTACGACATCGACGACAGCGGTCGTGACCGCATGGCCAAGTCTTCCGGCACCCAGTTGCTCGATGCCTTCGTCTACCACAACTACAACATCGGCGAGCTGCCGGGCAACGTGCGTCTTGGCAAGCAGGTGGTGAGCTGGGGCGAGAGCACCTTCATCCAGAACGGCATCAACGCGATCAACCCGCTCGACGTCGCCGCACTGCGTCGGCCTGGTGCCGAAGTCAAGGAAGGCTTGATTCCGGTCAACATGTTCTACATGTCGCAGAACCTCAGCGAGAACATTTCGGCCGAGGCTTTCTACCAGATCGAATGGGAAAAAACCGTTACCGATAACTGCGGCACCTTCTTCGCCGGGGTCGACCCGCTGCAGAACGGTTGCAATGACCGTCTGGTGTTTGCCGGTCCGGACCTGGCGCCAGGGGAGTCGACCAACAACGTATTGAAGGCGTTGACGGGGGCGGATAGCGTCTATATGCCGCGTATTGCGGATAAGGACGCGCGCGATGGCGGCCAGTTCGGCGTGGCCATGCGCTGGTTCGTGCCCGAGCTGAACGACACCGAGTTCGGCGCCTACGCGCTGAATTACCACAGCCGTAACCCGAACCTCAGCTTCAATCAGACCACCACGCGCTTCGCCTCCGGTACGGCTGTTCAAACGGCCGTTAACCAGCTAACGCGGGTAACCACTGCCCAGTACTTCTGGGAATACCCGGAGGACGTCCGTCTCTACGGCCTGAGCTTCGCCACCAACCTGGAGGGTGTGGCCCTGGGTGGCGAGATGAGCTACCGGCCGAACATGCCGCTGCAGATGAATACCGCCGATCTGAACTTCGCGGCGATCACCCAACCGGGCGTCGTAGGCGGCCGACCGGCCCTGATCGCCCCGGCCTTCGTCGCTGGCGAGGCGACTCCCGGCCCGGGCAACTACGTGGCCGGCTACAAGCGCATGCCGGTCTTCCAGACCCAGATGAGCGCGACCAAGTTCATCGACCAGATCTGGGGCGCCAGCCGCCTGACCCTGGTTGGCGAGGTGGGTTACAGCCATATCAATGGCCTGGGCGACACCGATGGCACGGATGTTCGTTTCGGGCGTAGCCCGATCTTCGGTGCCGGCCAGATGATCGACTCCGGCCCTGGCGGCTCCAATGCCTGCGTCGGCACCAACGTCGGACGGCCGAACGCCAGCAACCCGCAGCAGGAGTGCAACGACAAGGGCTACTACACCAGCAGCTCATGGGGCTACCGTGGTCGCGCCATCCTCAACTACAACAACGTGATCGCCGGCATCAACCTGTCGCCGAGCCTGGCCTGGTCGCATGATGTCGATGGCAGCGGCCCGACCTTCGAGGAAGGCAGCAAGGCCGTCAGCCTGGGCCTGGATGCCGAGTACGCCAACACCTATACCGCCAGCCTGAGCTACACAGACTTCTTCGGTGGGGACTTCGCAACCAATACTGATCGTGACTTTGTCGCACTCAGCTTTGGCGTGAACTTCTAA
- a CDS encoding DUF1329 domain-containing protein: MKKISVLTCGALALTLLSSSVMAAVSADEAAKLGTSLTPLGAQKEGNADGSIPAYTGGLKKDAAPITNGFLGNPFEGEQPLFTITAANAEQYKDKLTPGQLAMFKRYASTYKIPVYKTQRTASSPQEIYDAAKKSALNTQSIDGGNGLSNFSDSRYYAFPIPKNGVEVVWNHMTRYRGKNQTRLTAQAAPQVNGSFTVVEATDDVAYPQFMQDVDKESSSNVLFYYKQRVTAPARLAGNVLLVHETIDQVAQPRMAWAYNAGQRRVRRAPQVAYDGPGTAADGMRTADNADMYNGSPDRYDWKLVGKQELYIPYNNYKLGSSKVKYADIVRPGHINQDLTRYELHRVWHVVGTLKSGERHIYAKRDMYFDEDSWQLAEVDHYDGRGQLWRVMEGYGTTEYAQGIAQYASLGIYDLIAGRYIVFGMNNEAKRGIQYGMTPNASDFTPAALRNAGIR; the protein is encoded by the coding sequence ATGAAAAAAATCAGTGTGTTGACCTGTGGCGCCCTGGCGCTGACTCTGTTGAGTAGCAGCGTGATGGCCGCCGTCTCGGCGGACGAAGCCGCCAAGCTGGGCACCAGCCTGACGCCGCTGGGCGCGCAAAAGGAAGGCAATGCCGACGGTAGTATCCCGGCCTACACCGGCGGTCTGAAAAAGGACGCCGCGCCGATCACCAATGGCTTCCTCGGCAACCCGTTCGAGGGTGAGCAGCCACTGTTCACCATCACCGCCGCCAACGCTGAGCAGTACAAAGACAAGTTGACCCCAGGCCAGCTGGCAATGTTCAAGCGCTATGCCAGCACCTACAAGATCCCGGTGTACAAGACCCAGCGCACCGCTTCCTCGCCGCAGGAAATCTACGACGCGGCGAAGAAGAGTGCGCTGAATACCCAGTCGATCGACGGCGGCAACGGCCTGAGTAATTTTTCTGACTCTCGCTACTACGCCTTCCCGATTCCGAAGAACGGTGTAGAAGTGGTGTGGAACCACATGACCCGCTATCGCGGCAAGAACCAGACCCGCCTGACGGCGCAGGCTGCGCCGCAGGTCAATGGCTCCTTCACCGTGGTCGAGGCAACGGACGATGTCGCCTACCCGCAGTTCATGCAGGACGTCGACAAGGAAAGCAGCAGCAACGTGCTGTTCTACTACAAGCAGCGCGTCACCGCGCCGGCACGCCTGGCCGGCAACGTCCTGCTGGTTCACGAGACCATCGATCAGGTCGCACAACCGCGCATGGCCTGGGCCTACAACGCCGGCCAACGCCGTGTCCGCCGTGCGCCACAAGTTGCCTACGACGGGCCGGGCACTGCAGCCGATGGCATGCGCACAGCCGACAACGCCGACATGTACAACGGCTCGCCAGACCGTTACGACTGGAAACTGGTCGGCAAGCAGGAGCTGTACATCCCGTACAACAATTACAAGCTGGGCTCGTCAAAGGTTAAATACGCCGACATCGTCCGCCCTGGGCATATCAACCAGGACCTGACGCGTTATGAGCTGCACCGCGTCTGGCATGTGGTCGGCACGCTCAAGTCCGGCGAACGTCACATCTATGCCAAGCGCGACATGTACTTCGACGAGGACAGCTGGCAGCTTGCCGAAGTCGACCACTACGACGGCCGCGGCCAGCTGTGGCGCGTCATGGAAGGCTACGGCACCACGGAATACGCGCAGGGCATCGCTCAATATGCCTCGCTTGGTATCTATGACCTGATCGCCGGTCGCTACATCGTGTTCGGCATGAACAACGAGGCCAAGCGCGGCATCCAGTACGGTATGACCCCCAACGCGTCGGACTTCACTCCAGCTGCCCTGCGCAACGCAGGCATCCGCTAA
- a CDS encoding LuxR C-terminal-related transcriptional regulator, with protein MHTLAPDWQSRARESLWQQTHGWCAGVRLLLNDLDTNSNWSWLRAYLQRELLGVLSDEQREVLLCLAHLPRASAALCDSLWEGFNGGEIFRSLLDQSLFAPVERSGSWYRLIPSVAHILSNERSGAALTHLRLKACREYVAMGLIDVGIEQAVLAGQPETAISLMDRLKFDWIFAGRHIKTLMTWRTQLPTALLESTPRLIGLNTRALLFNWRLSEAQTCLAKLGNFLPEADPTLNRRLLANWQAMRGAIYGYYGNSKDASEYCQAALANLEPRDWRAAYLCYSTLARMSLINGAHSRASMLLEQATEQARRQDCLATELLLNTDHICLYMVRGETSKASLRLEESFLLLESNSDAQHSLLLGRLLLLRGELEILAGNLASAEQALMQAKKHTQANEDPVILHALLALAEVAACRQDFELARRHIFDAERRMHCGKVPANLYQMVIDYQQARLLVREGDWGQLLTLARSMETKCQSQPLPQLPFVSPALRQRCQLLMAIGEHSTGKHEEVRARLLRLASECANLHFAHLYHEVLAALARVEFELGRIGNDAYQVALQKLGSHSLIHAWLKQIPAHSAEATNDAQQTTPRVELTPKELAVLQLLAAGLSNQEIGDHLFISTNTVKTHTRRINMKLGVKRRTQAVIRAQAIGLL; from the coding sequence GTGCATACCCTTGCGCCTGACTGGCAAAGCCGAGCCCGCGAGAGTCTATGGCAACAGACCCACGGCTGGTGCGCCGGGGTTCGCCTGCTGTTGAACGATCTCGACACGAATAGCAACTGGTCCTGGCTGCGTGCTTATCTGCAACGCGAACTGCTCGGAGTACTCAGCGACGAACAACGCGAGGTCCTGCTCTGCCTGGCGCACCTGCCACGCGCTTCTGCGGCACTGTGCGACAGTCTGTGGGAGGGCTTTAACGGCGGCGAAATCTTCCGCAGCTTGCTCGACCAGTCGCTGTTTGCTCCCGTTGAGCGAAGCGGTAGCTGGTACCGCCTAATTCCGTCCGTCGCACATATTCTGAGCAACGAACGCAGCGGCGCCGCGCTCACCCATCTGCGTCTGAAAGCCTGCCGAGAGTACGTCGCGATGGGCCTTATCGATGTAGGCATCGAACAGGCCGTGCTCGCGGGCCAACCGGAAACGGCGATCAGCCTGATGGATCGCCTCAAGTTCGACTGGATCTTCGCCGGCCGACATATCAAGACCTTGATGACTTGGCGCACCCAACTGCCTACGGCATTGTTGGAAAGTACCCCGCGCTTGATCGGCCTGAATACGCGCGCCCTGCTGTTCAACTGGCGGCTAAGCGAAGCGCAAACCTGCCTGGCAAAGCTCGGTAACTTTTTGCCCGAGGCAGACCCAACGCTCAACCGTCGTTTGCTGGCCAACTGGCAAGCGATGCGTGGCGCCATATATGGCTATTACGGCAACAGCAAAGACGCCAGCGAGTATTGTCAGGCGGCACTGGCCAACCTCGAGCCACGCGATTGGCGCGCCGCCTACCTCTGCTATTCGACACTGGCGCGGATGTCACTCATCAACGGCGCGCATAGCCGCGCCAGCATGCTTCTCGAACAAGCCACGGAGCAGGCACGACGCCAAGATTGCCTGGCTACCGAACTGCTGCTCAATACCGACCATATCTGCCTATATATGGTGCGTGGCGAGACCAGCAAAGCGAGTTTGCGTCTCGAAGAAAGCTTTCTGCTCCTGGAAAGTAATTCCGATGCACAGCACAGCCTCCTACTGGGACGTTTGCTGCTCTTGCGTGGAGAGCTGGAAATCCTGGCCGGCAACCTGGCCAGTGCAGAGCAGGCGCTGATGCAGGCGAAAAAACATACCCAGGCCAATGAGGACCCGGTGATTTTGCATGCGCTACTCGCGCTGGCTGAAGTCGCCGCCTGCCGCCAGGATTTCGAACTGGCCCGCCGTCACATCTTCGATGCCGAGCGGCGTATGCATTGCGGTAAAGTCCCGGCGAATCTCTATCAGATGGTCATCGACTATCAGCAAGCGCGCTTGCTGGTACGCGAAGGCGATTGGGGGCAGTTACTAACACTGGCGCGCAGCATGGAAACCAAGTGCCAAAGCCAACCCTTGCCGCAACTGCCTTTCGTCTCGCCCGCCCTGCGCCAGCGTTGCCAACTGCTGATGGCGATCGGCGAGCACAGCACCGGAAAGCACGAGGAGGTGCGTGCGCGATTACTGCGCCTGGCCAGCGAATGCGCAAACTTGCACTTCGCCCACCTATACCATGAAGTGCTCGCCGCGCTGGCCCGAGTGGAGTTCGAACTGGGCCGCATCGGCAACGATGCCTACCAAGTGGCCCTGCAGAAACTCGGTTCGCATAGCCTCATCCACGCCTGGCTGAAGCAAATACCCGCCCATAGTGCCGAGGCGACCAATGATGCGCAGCAGACAACACCACGCGTCGAGTTGACCCCCAAGGAGCTCGCGGTCCTGCAATTGCTTGCGGCCGGACTATCCAACCAGGAGATTGGCGACCATCTATTCATCTCGACCAACACCGTCAAAACCCACACCCGGCGCATCAACATGAAGCTCGGCGTGAAACGCCGAACCCAAGCAGTGATCCGGGCGCAGGCGATTGGCCTGCTGTGA
- a CDS encoding RtcB family protein: MKQSTFQLLEVAGGKPIKLWTDGVPVEDEARRQLQNTAKLPFIFKHIAVMPDVHVGKGSTIGSVIPTIGAIIPAAVGVDIGCGMIAARTSLTAADLPDNLHGLRRAIEQAVPHGKTFGKHDSGAWQHVPGHADQAWRALAGRFRQITDKYPRLEKTNNRSHLGTLGTGNHFIEVCLDEAQCVWFMLHSGSRGVGNAIGTLFIELAQADMRQHLANLPDRDLAYFEEGSRHFADYVEAVEWAQDFARQNRALMMQAVIGAARQVLRKPFEAELEAVNCHHNYVQREQHFGREVLVTRKGAVSAQRGQLGIIPGSMGTQSFIVRGLGNEEAFCSCSHGAGRVMSRSQARKRFSLEDQVRATAHVECRKDKEVIDEIPMAYKNIDAVMAAQRELVEVVHTLRQVVCVKG; this comes from the coding sequence ATGAAACAATCCACCTTCCAACTGCTCGAAGTCGCTGGCGGCAAGCCGATCAAACTGTGGACCGACGGTGTGCCGGTGGAAGACGAGGCGCGTCGACAACTGCAGAACACCGCCAAGCTGCCATTCATCTTCAAGCACATCGCAGTGATGCCCGACGTCCACGTTGGCAAGGGCTCGACCATCGGCAGCGTGATTCCTACGATCGGCGCGATCATCCCGGCCGCGGTCGGCGTCGATATCGGCTGCGGGATGATCGCCGCGCGCACTTCGCTGACGGCCGCCGACCTGCCGGACAACCTGCACGGCCTACGCCGCGCCATCGAGCAGGCAGTGCCGCACGGCAAGACTTTCGGCAAACACGACAGCGGCGCCTGGCAGCACGTACCGGGTCACGCCGACCAAGCCTGGAGGGCGCTGGCCGGGCGCTTCCGGCAGATCACCGACAAGTACCCGCGCCTGGAAAAGACCAACAACCGCAGCCACCTCGGCACCCTGGGCACCGGCAACCATTTCATCGAGGTCTGTCTCGACGAAGCGCAGTGCGTCTGGTTCATGCTGCACAGCGGCTCGCGTGGGGTCGGTAACGCGATTGGCACGCTGTTCATCGAACTGGCCCAGGCCGATATGCGCCAACACCTGGCCAATCTGCCGGACCGCGACCTGGCCTATTTCGAGGAAGGCAGCCGGCACTTCGCCGACTATGTGGAAGCCGTGGAGTGGGCACAGGACTTCGCTCGGCAGAATCGTGCGCTGATGATGCAGGCGGTGATCGGCGCCGCCCGTCAGGTGTTGCGCAAGCCGTTCGAGGCGGAACTGGAGGCGGTCAACTGCCATCACAACTACGTGCAGCGCGAACAGCACTTCGGTCGCGAGGTGCTGGTCACCCGCAAGGGCGCGGTGTCGGCGCAGCGCGGCCAATTGGGCATCATCCCCGGCAGCATGGGCACGCAGAGCTTCATCGTGCGCGGCTTGGGCAACGAAGAGGCGTTCTGCTCCTGCAGCCACGGCGCCGGGCGGGTGATGAGCCGCAGTCAGGCGAGGAAGCGCTTCTCACTGGAAGATCAAGTGCGCGCCACGGCGCATGTCGAATGCCGCAAGGATAAAGAGGTGATCGACGAGATCCCCATGGCCTACAAGAACATCGATGCGGTGATGGCGGCCCAGCGCGAGCTGGTCGAAGTGGTGCATACCCTGCGCCAGGTGGTCTGCGTAAAGGGTTAG
- the gdhA gene encoding NADP-specific glutamate dehydrogenase translates to MTLSVDAFLTQLKRRDPDQPEFHQAVEEVLRSLWPFLEARPHYLEAGIVERIVEPERAILFRVPWVDDQGKVRVNRGYRVQMSSAIGPYKGGLRFHPSVNLGVLKFLAFEQVFKNSLTSLPMGGGKGGSDFDPKGKSEGEVMRFCQSFMSELYRHIGADLDVPAGDIGVGGREIGYLFGQYKRLSNEFTSVLTGKGLTYGGSLIRPEATGYGCVYFAQEMLKRQGQGFDGKRVAISGSGNVAQYAAQKVMELGGKVISLSDSEGTLFAEAGLTAEQWDYLMDLKNVRRGRISEMAEHFGLQFFAGQRPWHLACDIALPCATQNELDADDARALLKAGCICVAEGANMPSTLAAVDLFVEAGILYAPGKASNAGGVATSGLEMSQNAMRLHWTAGEVDQRLHGIMQNIHHACVHHGEENGRINYVKGANIAGFVKVADAMLAQGVV, encoded by the coding sequence ATGACCCTTTCTGTTGATGCTTTCCTCACCCAGCTCAAGCGCCGCGACCCTGACCAGCCCGAGTTCCATCAGGCGGTGGAAGAGGTGCTACGCAGCCTGTGGCCGTTCCTCGAGGCCCGCCCGCACTATCTTGAAGCCGGCATCGTCGAACGTATCGTCGAGCCGGAGCGGGCCATCCTGTTCCGCGTGCCGTGGGTCGACGATCAGGGCAAGGTGCGGGTCAACCGTGGCTACCGCGTACAGATGAGCAGCGCCATCGGCCCTTACAAAGGCGGCCTGCGCTTCCACCCCTCGGTGAACCTCGGCGTGCTCAAGTTCCTCGCCTTCGAGCAGGTGTTCAAGAACTCGCTGACCTCGCTGCCCATGGGCGGCGGCAAGGGCGGCTCGGACTTCGATCCGAAGGGCAAGAGCGAGGGCGAGGTGATGCGCTTCTGCCAGTCGTTCATGAGCGAGCTGTACCGCCATATCGGCGCAGACCTCGACGTGCCCGCCGGCGACATCGGCGTCGGTGGCCGTGAGATCGGCTACCTGTTCGGCCAGTACAAGCGCCTGTCCAACGAGTTCACCTCGGTGCTCACCGGCAAGGGCCTGACCTACGGTGGCAGCCTGATCCGTCCCGAAGCGACCGGCTACGGCTGCGTGTACTTCGCGCAGGAAATGCTCAAGCGCCAAGGTCAGGGCTTCGACGGCAAGCGCGTGGCGATCTCCGGCTCGGGCAACGTCGCCCAGTACGCCGCGCAGAAAGTCATGGAACTGGGCGGCAAGGTGATCTCGCTGTCCGACTCCGAGGGCACGCTGTTCGCCGAGGCCGGTCTGACTGCCGAGCAGTGGGATTACCTGATGGACCTGAAGAACGTCCGGCGCGGGCGCATCAGCGAGATGGCCGAGCATTTCGGCCTGCAGTTCTTCGCCGGCCAGCGGCCGTGGCACCTGGCCTGCGACATTGCGCTGCCGTGCGCGACGCAGAACGAGTTGGACGCCGACGACGCGCGGGCACTGCTCAAGGCGGGCTGCATCTGCGTCGCCGAAGGCGCCAACATGCCCTCGACCCTGGCGGCGGTGGACCTGTTCGTCGAGGCCGGCATTCTCTATGCGCCGGGCAAGGCCTCGAACGCCGGCGGCGTGGCCACCAGTGGCCTGGAGATGAGCCAGAACGCCATGCGTTTGCATTGGACCGCCGGCGAAGTCGACCAGCGTCTGCACGGCATCATGCAGAACATTCACCACGCCTGTGTGCACCATGGCGAGGAGAATGGCCGGATCAATTACGTCAAGGGCGCTAACATCGCCGGCTTCGTTAAGGTCGCCGATGCCATGCTGGCGCAAGGCGTGGTCTGA